In Vitis riparia cultivar Riparia Gloire de Montpellier isolate 1030 chromosome 19, EGFV_Vit.rip_1.0, whole genome shotgun sequence, the following proteins share a genomic window:
- the LOC117908307 gene encoding uncharacterized protein LOC117908307: MRNGDPANTKSLLIKPSIPQTWHWRPVENLGPENAVANVGAYIRSVRTSLTMNSPPGWSPQLINKTAIVVGTTRVVTTELYRIEPPDLILGEVAPPHFIASEDQSGQTVISVNPELEPNVQASLATPLELTETDRAAIVAAHMSAVGILPVQGYSIVMMGHHYLNDPKTQSRRAFDAMERQHWTSTAVAQWWQTDLDALRDALWHKACHPVIMSIKQTLATDEKIPKMLIAAGYGSAAARLPVIESEMRAANSY, translated from the coding sequence ATGCGCAACGGGGACCCTGCCAACACGAAGTCTCTCCTCATCAAGCCCAGCATCCCTCAGACGTGGCACTGGAGGCCTGTGGAGAACCTTGGCCCGGAAAACGCAGTCGCCAACGTTGGGGCATACATACGCAGCGTCCGCACGTCCCTGACAATGAACTCACCCCCCGGCTGGAGCCCACAGTTGATCAACAAGACCGCCATCGTGGTTGGTACGACAAGGGTTGTGACTACCGAGTTGTACCGGATTGAGCCCCCAGACCTCATCCTCGGAGAGGTTGCGCCGCCCCACTTCATAGCCAGTGAGGACCAGAGCGGCCAAACAGTCATAAGCGTCAACCCAGAGCTGGAGCCCAACGTGCAGGCCAGCCTGGCAACTCCGCTAGAGCTGACTGAGACCGACAGGGCTGCAATCGTGGCGGCCCACATGTCTGCCGTCGGGATCTTGCCTGTGCAGGGCTATTCGATCGTGATGATGGGCCACCACTACCTGAACGACCCCAAAACGCAATCCCGCAGAGCATTCGATGCAATGGAGCGCCAGCACTGGACCTCGACCGCCGTCGCCCAATGGTGGCAAACCGACCTGGATGCGCTCCGCGACGCCCTGTGGCACAAGGCTTGCCACCCCGTCATCATGTCCATCAAGCAGACCCTCGCCACGGACGAAAAAATCCCCAAGATGTTGATCGCGGCCGGATATGGATCCGCTGCTGCTAGGCTGCCGGTGATAGAGAGCGAGATGAGGGCAGCCAACAGTTACT
- the LOC117908309 gene encoding uncharacterized protein LOC117908309, with protein MANPATPPMLQFGDIPPPPPPPSTNVPFGPAVQPPADLVFTFTEDFGPLTQLKTFDMRDGDLANAKSLFIKPSIPQTWHWRPVENLAPENAVANVGAYIRSVRTSLTMNSPPGWSPQLINKAAIVVGTARAVTAELYRIEPPDLILGEAAPPHFIASEDQSGQTVISVNPKLEPNVQASLTTPLELTEADRAAITVAHMSAVGILPMQGYSIVMTGHHYLSDPKMQSRRAFDAMERQHWTSTAVAQWW; from the coding sequence ATGGCTAACCCTGCGACGCCTCCGATGCTGCAGTTCGGCGACATACCGCCTCCGCCGCCACCTCCGAGCACCAACGTCCCTTTCGGGCCCGCCGTGCAACCCCCTGCCGACCTGGTCTTCACGTTTACAGAGGACTTCGGGCCCCTCACACAACTGAAGACATTTGACATGCGCGACGGGGACCTTGCCAACGCGAAGTCTCTCTTCATCAAGCCTAGCATCCCTCAAACGTGGCACTGGAGGCCTGTGGAGAACCTTGCCCCCGAAAACGCAGTCGCCAACGTTGGGGCATACATACGCAGCGTCCGCACATCCCTGACAATGAACTCACCCCCCGGCTGGAGCCCACAGTTGATCAACAAGGCCGCCATCGTGGTTGGTACGGCAAGGGCTGTGACTGCCGAGTTGTATCGGATTGAGCCCCCAGACCTCATCCTCGGAGAGGCTGCGCCGCCTCACTTCATAGCCAGTGAGGACCAGAGCGGCCAAACGGTCATAAGCGTCAACCCAAAGCTAGAGCCCAACGTGCAGGCCAGCCTGACAACTCCACTAGAGCTGACAGAGGCCGACAGGGCTGCAATCACAGTGGCCCACATGTCTGCTGTCGGGATCTTGCCTATGCAGGGCTATTCGATCGTGATGACGGGCCACCACTACCTGAGCGACCCCAAAATGCAATCCCGTAGAGCATTTGATGCAATGGAGCGCCAGCACTGGACCTCGACCGCCGTCGCCCAATGGTGGTAG